Proteins from one Cellulosilyticum lentocellum DSM 5427 genomic window:
- a CDS encoding beta-galactosidase small subunit gives MNAINNQTLQLIFGDVTLGVSGEDFHYIFSYQTGGLESLSVAGKEWLYRTPKPTFWRATTDNDRGNGFSYKSGMWLGADLFIKCSNVVVAVDGKKVEKPIAPTNNKYTGKEHAESVSLCFTYITNTVPAAEVEVTYTVQVDGTIEVKVHYYGKEGLPSLPVFGMRFIMPTKAVGYTYEGLSGETYPDRMAGGVPGTYHIEGLPVTPYMVPQDCNVHMATKKLTVTRATTLNNADTDKTTFSLQFEALGEPFTFSCIPYTAEELENATHHEELPLPRRTVVSILGKVRGVGGIDSWGADVMPQYQIDATQDISYAFSIKRVLI, from the coding sequence ATGAACGCTATAAATAATCAAACTTTACAACTCATTTTCGGTGATGTGACCTTAGGGGTGAGTGGAGAAGACTTTCATTATATTTTCTCCTACCAGACAGGAGGATTAGAATCTTTGAGTGTAGCAGGTAAAGAATGGCTTTATCGCACACCTAAGCCAACTTTCTGGCGTGCCACTACAGATAATGATAGAGGAAATGGTTTTTCCTACAAATCAGGTATGTGGTTAGGAGCTGATTTATTTATAAAATGCAGCAATGTGGTAGTAGCAGTAGATGGCAAGAAAGTAGAAAAGCCTATAGCACCTACTAATAATAAGTATACAGGCAAGGAGCATGCCGAAAGTGTAAGTCTTTGCTTTACCTATATAACGAATACAGTGCCAGCTGCAGAAGTAGAGGTAACCTACACAGTTCAAGTAGATGGCACCATAGAGGTAAAGGTGCATTATTATGGAAAAGAAGGCTTACCTAGCCTGCCTGTATTTGGAATGCGTTTTATTATGCCAACAAAAGCAGTAGGGTACACCTATGAAGGTTTATCTGGTGAAACCTATCCTGATCGTATGGCAGGAGGAGTGCCAGGAACTTATCATATAGAAGGCTTACCTGTAACACCGTATATGGTACCTCAGGATTGTAATGTACATATGGCAACTAAAAAACTGACAGTAACGCGTGCTACTACCTTAAATAATGCGGATACTGACAAGACTACTTTTAGTTTACAGTTTGAGGCACTAGGAGAGCCCTTTACATTTTCTTGCATACCTTATACCGCAGAAGAACTGGAAAATGCAACACATCACGAAGAATTACCACTGCCTAGAAGAACAGTTGTCTCTATACTAGGAAAAGTACGTGGTGTAGGAGGCATTGACAGTTGGGGGGCGGATGTTATGCCCCAGTATCAAATTGATGCCACTCAGGATATAAGCTATGCCTTTTCTATAAAAAGAGTGTTGATTTAG
- a CDS encoding bacteriohemerythrin — protein MFDFKFDWDESLNVGIPFIDEQHQELFSIGRKLEQEILTQCMNADEKYLLKLLCEIREYVTYHFYEEEKLIKELNPHLFEKHKNEHDQFIAWVNSINCGELLQNPQKKLKEIKEGLQKWVFEHILIEDRQVLLVGIESMI, from the coding sequence ATGTTTGATTTTAAATTTGATTGGGATGAGTCACTGAATGTAGGAATCCCTTTTATCGATGAACAACACCAAGAGTTATTTAGTATAGGGAGAAAGTTAGAACAAGAAATATTAACTCAATGTATGAATGCAGATGAAAAATATCTTTTAAAACTATTATGTGAGATTAGGGAATATGTTACATATCATTTTTATGAGGAAGAGAAGCTTATTAAAGAATTAAACCCTCATTTATTTGAAAAACATAAAAATGAACACGATCAATTTATAGCGTGGGTAAATAGCATAAATTGTGGAGAGTTACTACAGAATCCACAAAAGAAGCTTAAAGAAATAAAAGAAGGATTACAAAAGTGGGTTTTTGAGCACATTTTAATTGAAGATAGGCAAGTGCTTTTGGTAGGAATTGAGTCAATGATATAG
- a CDS encoding sugar phosphate isomerase/epimerase family protein, which yields MIYFSQLLETAQIEKLLKRYPVGLEVISFGIGEVLDDVEHSISYYQKEFASFKDNTPLAFHGPFLDLQPGSCDGKVRSLTKERFTASYKAAQAFGSKDMIFHTGYLPNVYIDKYWLENVAAFWKEFLEDKSKECMFYIENVLDTDWELLKEIVDRVNQPNLKACLDIGHVNAYSHKTVEEWIKVLGQRIGYVHLHNNDGTRDAHKGLEHGTLPIESILQQLKHYAPHAKWSLEIGDEKMLEESLQWLIKKY from the coding sequence ATGATTTACTTTTCACAATTATTGGAGACAGCTCAAATAGAAAAACTATTAAAAAGGTACCCAGTGGGCCTAGAGGTTATTAGCTTTGGTATTGGAGAGGTGCTAGATGACGTAGAACATTCAATTAGCTACTATCAAAAGGAATTCGCATCATTTAAAGACAATACACCTTTAGCTTTTCATGGCCCTTTTTTAGATTTACAACCTGGAAGCTGTGATGGAAAGGTAAGGAGTTTAACGAAAGAACGTTTTACAGCCAGTTATAAGGCAGCTCAGGCTTTTGGGAGCAAAGATATGATTTTTCATACAGGCTATCTGCCAAATGTTTATATCGACAAATACTGGTTAGAAAATGTAGCGGCTTTTTGGAAAGAATTTTTAGAAGACAAAAGTAAGGAATGTATGTTTTATATAGAAAATGTATTAGATACGGATTGGGAGTTACTAAAAGAAATAGTTGATAGAGTAAATCAGCCCAATCTTAAAGCATGTTTGGATATAGGACATGTTAATGCATATTCACATAAAACAGTAGAAGAGTGGATTAAAGTATTAGGCCAAAGAATAGGTTATGTACATCTGCATAATAATGATGGGACAAGAGATGCACATAAAGGCTTAGAGCATGGCACGCTACCCATTGAGTCCATATTGCAACAGCTTAAGCATTATGCACCTCATGCAAAGTGGAGCTTAGAAATAGGTGATGAAAAAATGCTAGAGGAATCTTTGCAGTGGCTTATCAAAAAGTACTAG
- a CDS encoding 3-deoxy-7-phosphoheptulonate synthase, with protein MGMNFKEKLPIPKEIKEQYPISQKVAEIKAKRDAEIRKIFTGESDKFIVIIGPCSADNEDSVCDYVSRLAKVNEKVSDRLMIIPRIYTNKPRTTGEGYKGMLHQPDPTKDPDLLSGIIAIRKMHVRAIEETGLTAADEMLYPENRRYLDDILSYEAIGARSVENQQHRLTASGMDIPVGMKNPTSGDLSVMFNSVVAAQKSHNFIYRGWDVTTDGNDLAHVILRGAVNKRGISIPNYHYEDLMYMMELYDKYDLVNPAAIIDANHANSGKQYMEQIRIVSEVLHSRSYNNDLKKLVKGVMIESYIEGGTQPISENQVYGKSITDPCLGWEETEKLLYKIAENC; from the coding sequence ATGGGAATGAACTTTAAAGAGAAGCTGCCAATACCTAAGGAGATTAAGGAGCAATATCCTATTTCTCAAAAGGTAGCTGAAATAAAGGCAAAAAGAGATGCAGAAATTAGAAAAATCTTCACAGGGGAATCTGATAAATTTATTGTTATTATAGGGCCATGCTCTGCAGATAATGAAGATTCAGTATGTGACTATGTAAGTAGGCTTGCAAAGGTGAATGAAAAGGTTTCAGATAGATTAATGATTATCCCTAGAATCTATACTAATAAACCTAGAACAACAGGTGAAGGCTACAAGGGTATGCTTCACCAACCAGATCCAACTAAAGACCCTGACTTATTATCAGGAATTATTGCTATTCGTAAAATGCATGTACGTGCTATTGAGGAAACAGGGCTTACTGCAGCAGATGAAATGTTATATCCAGAAAATCGTAGATATCTAGATGACATCTTATCTTATGAAGCTATTGGGGCACGCTCTGTAGAGAATCAACAACACCGTTTAACAGCTAGTGGTATGGATATTCCTGTAGGGATGAAAAATCCTACAAGTGGAGACCTTTCTGTTATGTTTAACTCTGTCGTTGCAGCTCAAAAGTCTCATAACTTTATTTATCGTGGCTGGGATGTAACAACAGATGGCAATGATCTTGCTCATGTTATTTTACGTGGCGCAGTGAATAAGAGAGGCATCTCTATTCCTAACTACCACTACGAAGATTTAATGTATATGATGGAGCTTTATGACAAGTATGACTTAGTGAACCCAGCAGCCATCATTGATGCGAATCATGCTAATTCTGGTAAGCAATATATGGAACAAATCCGTATTGTGAGTGAAGTGCTTCATAGTAGATCATACAATAATGACTTAAAGAAGCTTGTAAAAGGGGTTATGATTGAAAGCTATATCGAAGGTGGCACACAGCCAATTAGTGAGAATCAAGTATATGGTAAGTCTATTACAGACCCTTGCCTTGGCTGGGAAGAAACAGAAAAACTGCTTTATAAGATTGCAGAAAACTGCTAG
- a CDS encoding CdaR family transcriptional regulator has protein sequence MRRISPLTAQVIVDEIGNEIHAHINFMDADGYIIASTDENRIGMLHEGAQKVIREQLECLYVTADMETPTMKAGVNLPIVIHEAIVGVIGITGEVERVVGYGKIVQHMTQIMVEDGLIKDEHRYDRRVRYRFLEEWISGVRNKYNWEFVERGEKLGIDVRRPRRVMIINIATYHQLSVTLQGQEKLEQMETTIRHGVEREGECLYLRMPPKQIVLVPICSNAQMKQIAERLKEKIYSRYEETLLIGIDSNSNNDRIVFKMCEEAEKAANCAVPLVREIVFYDDLYMDLFMNEIPLGSMEEYIRKLFSGQSEEDVEEYMQLIDVYFTYEGSITQAANALYIHKNTLQYKLKKMETITGKDIRTPSEAAAYYIAREFYQRLRKKERLTRI, from the coding sequence ATGAGACGTATTAGTCCCTTAACAGCGCAAGTAATTGTAGATGAAATTGGCAATGAAATACATGCACACATTAATTTTATGGATGCAGATGGCTATATTATTGCAAGTACGGATGAAAACAGAATTGGTATGCTGCATGAAGGTGCACAAAAAGTGATTAGAGAGCAACTGGAGTGCTTATATGTGACGGCAGATATGGAAACGCCTACTATGAAAGCGGGTGTTAATTTACCTATTGTGATTCATGAAGCTATTGTAGGTGTGATTGGTATTACGGGTGAAGTAGAACGAGTGGTTGGCTATGGAAAGATTGTACAACATATGACACAGATTATGGTTGAAGATGGACTTATAAAAGATGAACATCGCTATGACAGGAGAGTACGATATCGCTTCTTGGAAGAATGGATATCTGGTGTGAGAAATAAGTATAATTGGGAATTTGTGGAGCGAGGAGAAAAACTGGGGATTGATGTTAGGAGACCTCGTCGTGTAATGATCATTAATATTGCTACATATCACCAGTTATCGGTAACGTTGCAGGGACAAGAAAAGCTAGAGCAGATGGAGACCACTATTCGGCATGGTGTAGAGCGTGAAGGTGAGTGCCTGTATTTACGTATGCCACCCAAACAAATTGTGTTAGTACCGATTTGCTCCAATGCACAAATGAAGCAAATAGCTGAGCGGTTAAAGGAGAAAATCTATTCCAGATATGAAGAAACGCTGCTGATAGGCATAGATAGTAACTCGAATAATGATCGTATTGTATTTAAGATGTGTGAAGAAGCAGAAAAAGCAGCGAATTGTGCAGTACCTTTAGTAAGAGAAATTGTATTTTATGACGATCTTTATATGGATTTATTTATGAATGAAATTCCATTAGGGAGCATGGAAGAATATATTAGGAAATTATTTAGTGGGCAAAGCGAGGAAGATGTGGAAGAATATATGCAACTGATAGATGTTTATTTTACTTATGAGGGTTCAATTACTCAGGCAGCTAATGCACTTTATATCCATAAAAATACCTTGCAGTATAAATTGAAGAAGATGGAGACTATTACAGGAAAGGACATACGCACTCCTTCAGAAGCAGCTGCCTACTATATTGCCAGAGAGTTTTACCAAAGATTACGGAAGAAAGAACGACTTACACGTATTTAA